A DNA window from Lachancea thermotolerans CBS 6340 chromosome G complete sequence contains the following coding sequences:
- the POX1 gene encoding acyl-CoA oxidase (similar to uniprot|P13711 Saccharomyces cerevisiae YGL205W POX1 Fatty-acyl coenzyme A oxidase involved in the fatty acid beta-oxidation pathway localized to the peroxisomal matrix) has protein sequence MTRITTNEFSGPTFKPQAFIQHERRESQLNIDAVNVFLESDPANAQLTHDLVTEVTMDPVLKTGSEYYDMSKDQHRRATALKIAKMAVYLEQDIKRAARNYRGGAVEKFQTSDKTPILTAQDLAIFDKRLSIISNQDPQLGTRIGVHLGLFGNCIRGNGTNEQIRYWLQEKGALFLKGIYGCFAMTELGHGSNVAQLQTRAEYNIQTDTFLINTPNLPATKWWIGGAAHSATHATVYARLIVKGKDYGVKTFVVPLRDPGTFQLLPGVFIGDIGTKMGRDGIDNGWIQFKNVVIPREFMLCRFTKVIRSEQGDDAKVWSEPTLDQISGYSALLNGRVNMVMDSFRFGAKFVTIAVRYAVGRQQFAPAGDKTGKAEETQLINYPLHQYRVLPHLAVVYLISPVAFNLMATYHSTLDQLFKASSSGDKKQLGPVSLKLKDLFIDSASLKATNTWLVATAIDELRQACGGLGYSAYNGFGKGFSDWVVQCTWEGDNSILSLTSARSILKKFTDLSKGKVQESQSFKYLSPSFVTQVLRGSKSAQIRSLEDYIEVWGIMLVKILHYCVDLVSKTKNTDSISKHLIMISRFHAFHTMLQAYYEKLKSPEDSHVSDQESQKMLWNLFRLFSLYFIDKHSGEFLQFKVFTPDQIQTIVQPQLLALLPEIRKECIALTDAFKLPDAMLNAPIGYYDGDIYNNYYAEVLKNNPPEAPGPGKPNYHEVLTTMLRRDYEPEENLAKLGK, from the coding sequence ATGACGAGGATCACAACGAATGAATTCAGCGGCCCGACGTTCAAGCCACAGGCTTTTATCCAGCACGAAAGACGCGAGTCTCAGCTCAACATAGATGCGGTGAATGTTTTCCTGGAGTCTGACCCTGCTAACGCACAGCTTACGCACGACCTGGTCACGGAGGTGACCATGGATCCCGTGCTTAAAACTGGCAGCGAGTATTACGACATGAGTAAGGACCAGCATCGCAGAGCAACCGCGCTCAAGATTGCTAAGATGGCCGTGTACTTGGAGCAGGACATAAAGCGGGCCGCCCGTAATTACCGTGGCGGCGCAGTGGAGAAGTTTCAGACTAGTGACAAGACGCCTATTCTGACTGCACAGGACCTCGCAATCTTTGACAAAAGACTTTCTATCATCTCGAACCAGGACCCACAGCTAGGAACCAGGATTGGTGTTCATCTCGGTCTTTTCGGCAACTGCATCCGCGGTAACGGCACCAACGAGCAAATCCGCTATTGGCTCCAGGAGAAGGGTGCGCTGTTCCTGAAAGGCATATACGGTTGTTTCGCTATGACTGAGCTGGGCCACGGCTCCAACGTTGCGCAGCTTCAGACCCGCGCTGAGTACAACATTCAGACAGACACGTTTTTAATAAATACGCCAAATCTGCCCGCGACCAAGTGGTGGATTGGTGGTGCAGCGCACTCTGCAACCCATGCCACTGTGTACGCGCGTCTTATCGTCAAGGGCAAAGACTACGGTGTCAAGACCTTTGTTGTCCCTCTCAGGGACCCGGGCACATTCCAGCTTTTGCCCGGAGTTTTCATCGGTGACATTGGCACCAAGATGGGTCGCGACGGCATTGACAACGGATGGATCcagttcaaaaatgttgtcATTCCTCGCGAGTTTATGCTCTGCAGGTTTACAAAGGTGATCAGGTCTGAGCAAGGCGACGACGCAAAGGTGTGGTCTGAGCCCACTCTGGACCAAATATCAGGCTACAGCGCCCTTTTGAACGGCCGAGTCAACATGGTAATGGATTCTTTCAGGTTTGGAGCCAAGTTTGTGACCATTGCAGTACGCTACGCAGTGGGACGGCAACAATTTGCTCCCGCAGGCGACAAAACTGGAAAAGCAGAGGAAACTCAATTAATAAACTATCCTTTGCATCAGTATCGCGTGCTGCCACATCTGGCAGTTGTTTACTTGATTTCGCCGGTTGCGTTCAACCTCATGGCCACATATCATTCAACCTTGgaccagcttttcaaggcgTCGTCTTCGGGCGACAAGAAACAGCTAGGGCctgtgagcttgaagctgaaagacTTATTTATCGATAGCGCCAGTTTGAAAGCTACCAATACATGGCTGGTAGCCACGGCAATCGATGAATTGCGGCAAGCATGTGGCGGTTTAGGCTATTCGGCATATAACGGGTTCGGCAAGGGCTTCAGTGATTGGGTTGTTCAGTGCACATGGGAAGGCGACAACAGTATCCTGTCGCTGACTTCCGCCAGAAGCATCCTCAAGAAATTCACAGACCTCTCCAAGGGCAAAGTACAGGAATCGCAGTCGTTCAAGTACTTGTCGCCCAGCTTTGTCACTCAGGTATTGAGAGGCTCTAAGAGCGCCCAGATTCGGTCTCTCGAGGACTATATTGAGGTTTGGGGGATCATGCTTGTCAAGATATTACACTACTGCGTCGATCTTGTTTCTAAGACCAAGAACACGGACTCTATCTCTAAACACCTCATCATGATCTCGCGGTTCCATGCCTTCCACACCATGCTTCAGGCTTACTACGAGAAGCTCAAATCCCCCGAAGACTCGCATGTTTCCGATCAGGAATCCCAAAAGATGCTATGGAATCTGTTCCGTCTCTTTTCGCTTTACTTCATTGACAAGCACTCGGGCGAGTTCCTGCAATTCAAGGTGTTTACCCCAGACCAGATCCAGACCATTGTGCAACCCCAGCTGCTAGCTCTTCTCCCAGAAATCCGCAAAGAGTGTATCGCCCTCACTGACGCCTTTAAATTGCCAGATGCGATGTTGAACGCTCCTATTGGTTACTATGACGGTGACATTTACAATAACTACTACGCGGAGGtgctcaagaacaatcCACCAGAGGCTCCTGGTCCAGGCAAGCCCAACTATCACGAGGTCCTTACCACGATGCTCCGGAGGGATTACGAACCCGAGGAAAATCTTGCAAAGCTGGGGAAGTAA
- the CHO1 gene encoding CDP-diacylglycerol-serine O-phosphatidyltransferase (similar to uniprot|P08456 Saccharomyces cerevisiae YER026C CHO1 phosphatidylserine synthase): protein MSKRGEQVPREEATQDLGGAVSSDAEDDAFTASRTPSRRASSIFSLDNPPLEPPNESDIRKFTSDEYHFNMIRNLHLADLITMMNGFSGFYSIVSCLRFTLTGKPHYVQRAHFFILLGMFFDFFDGKVARLRNRSSLMGQELDSLADLVSFGVAPASIAFAIGFQTTLDVLVLSFFMLCGLTRLARFNVTVAQLPKDVSGKSKFFEGLPIPTSLALVGAMAYLVSKGLILEKLPFGLFAAGEWYELHPAVLLFGIQGCGMISKSLKIPKP from the coding sequence ATGAGTAAGAGAGGAGAACAAGTTCCCCGCGAGGAAGCGACCCAAGACCTCGGCGGCGCAGTTAGCTCGGACGCAGAGGACGATGCTTTCACAGCAAGCAGAACCCCAAGCAGACGGGCTAGCAGCATCTTCTCGCTCGACAACCCACCGCTTGAGCCGCCCAACGAAAGCGATATTAGAAAGTTTACCAGCGACGAGTACCACTTCAACATGATCCGCAATTTACACTTGGCAGATTTAATCACCATGATGAACGGGTTCAGCGGGTTTTACTCAATTGTTAGCTGTCTGAGGTTCACGCTCACGGGCAAGCCACACTACGTGCAGAGAGCgcatttcttcatcctcttGGGAATGTTCTTCGATTTTTTCGACGGCAAGGTCGCTCGTCTCAGAAACAGATCCTCGCTCATGGGCCAAGAACTGGACTCCTTGGCGGATCTAGTTTCATTTGGCGTCGCTCCCGCTTCTATCGCTTTTGCTATCGGGTTCCAAACCACATTGGATGTGCTCGTTTTGTCGTTCTTTATGCTTTGTGGTCTGACGAGGTTGGCTAGGTTTAACGTCACAGTGGCCCAGCTGCCTAAAGATGTGAGCGGTAAgtccaagttctttgaaggccTACCTATTCCCACATCTCTGGCGCTCGTAGGCGCCATGGCCTACCTCGTTAGCAAGGGCCTAATTCTAGAAAAGCTACCTTTCGGCCTTTTTGCTGCGGGAGAATGGTACGAACTACATCCCGCTGTGCTTTTGTTCGGCATTCAAGGTTGTGGTATGATTTCCAAGAGCCTAAAAATTCCAAAGCCATGA
- the KEX1 gene encoding serine-type carboxypeptidase (similar to uniprot|P09620 Saccharomyces cerevisiae YGL203C KEX1 Protease involved in the processing of killer toxin and alpha factor precursor cleaves Lys and Arg residues from the C-terminus of peptides and proteins) → MSHFKYRNQTTDICNAAALDAFAMYSNYSVPLALLFALLLSFQTARALKAADEYAVSPDLIPGLSQAEDRALVPTMHAGHIPLDENNDEHTKNYFFWKFHDESGSASGPARDTLIFWLNGGPGCSSMDGALMESGALRIDSDGKAYLNRGGWHTRGDIVFVDQPAGTGFSTVASDNDYDNDLKVVSEHFVAFLRNYFQVFPDDAGKQVVFAGESYAGQFIPYFARAVLDQDEVQVNLQALLIGNGWIDPNQQSLYYIPFAVEKGLITQDDPSFSYLLKQQENCQNKINSKENDRFSFKECENILNNLLEVTRKIKDSEGKKVPSDQQCINMYDLRLKDSYPSCGMNWPQDLPNLGKFFGTEGVLEALHLDPEHVSQWHECDDKVSNYLKNPDSRASAAILPGLLEAGLEVMLFNGDQDIICNNMGVEAVISQMSWGGETGFSENVQLYDWVYRSPENSEITPAGFVKYDRNLTFMSVYNASHMVPFDNALVSRGVVDLFLNDVDLVQIDGRDTLITDDVNKGKDGDASETDDTTELDCEGKDKLSEECKQLNASKGQNGESDKDEGEKGNEEDDNDDTEDGKKDAGDEKDDGEKDDDEKDGDEKDGDEKDEEDDDDKDENEKDEEDDDKDGDKPEGKNNDGAEDEDDDHNSGSHLAVTMICLLVSGTIIGGLYFTFRDRFRPRLRAILVDPTNRSEASKKTVSWAADLEQDAADLSNPENGAKKKGPYTSVPTQESRDSFELDNL, encoded by the coding sequence ATGTCCCACTTCAAGTACAGGAATCAAACCACAGACATCTGCAACGCTGCCGCGCTCGACGCATTCGCTATGTACTCAAACTACTCAGTTCCGCTTGCTCTGCTGTTTGCTCTGCTACTGAGTTTCCAGACTGCGCGTGCCCTCAAAGCTGCAGATGAATACGCGGTTTCGCCAGACCTCATCCCTGGGCTTTCTCAAGCCGAAGACCGCGCCTTAGTCCCCACGATGCACGCCGGTCACATTCCTCTAGATGAAAACAATGATGAGCATACCAAGAACTacttcttctggaagttCCACGATGAGTCTGGTAGCGCCAGCGGCCCTGCCCGCGACACACTCATCTTCTGGCTGAACGGCGGTCCTGGCTGTTCGTCTATGGATGGCGCGTTGATGGAGAGCGGGGCACTCAGAATAGACTCTGACGGCAAAGCTTACCTCAACAGAGGCGGCTGGCACACCAGAGGCGATAtcgtttttgttgaccagCCAGCCGGTACTGGCTTTTCTACCGTTGCTTCAGACAATGACTATGACAACGACTTGAAGGTCGTGTCGGAGCACTTTGTCGCGTTCCTCCGCAACTACTTTCAGGTTTTTCCCGATGACGCCGGTAAGCAGGTTGTCTTTGCTGGCGAAAGCTACGCCGGCCAGTTTATTCCATATTTTGCTCGTGCAGTTCTCGACCAAGACGAGGTCCAAGTTAACCTCCAGGCGCTTTTGATCGGGAATGGCTGGATAGACCCAAACCAGCAGTCCCTATACTATATCCCGTTCGCCGTTGAGAAGGGATTGATTACGCAGGATGACCCCAGCTTCAGTTACCTCTTAAAACAACAGGAAAACTGTCAAAATAAGATTAATTCAAAAGAGAATGATCGCTTCTCCTTCAAGGAGTGTGAGAACATACTGAACAACCTCCTGGAGGTTACCAGAAAAATCAAGGACTCCGAGGGTAAAAAAGTACCTTCAGACCAGCAGTGTATTAACATGTACGACCTGAGGCTCAAGGACTCCTATCCATCCTGCGGTATGAACTGGCCTCAAGACCTTCCTAACCTAGGCAAGTTCTTTGGAACAGAAGGTGTTTTGGAGGCTTTGCACCTGGACCCAGAACATGTTTCTCAATGGCATGAATGCGATGACAAGGTCTCCAACTACTTGAAAAACCCAGATTCCAGGGCCTCTGCTGCGATTCTACCGGGGCTGCTCGAAGCCGGTTTGGAAGTCATGCTTTTCAATGGTGATCAAGACATTATATGCAACAACATGGGCGTCGAGGCCGTAATCAGCCAAATGTCTTGGGGTGGCGAGACTGGCTTCTCTGAAAACGTTCAACTGTATGACTGGGTTTACAGGTCCCCAGAAAATTCCGAAATTACTCCAGCGGGGTTTGTAAAGTACGACAGGAACTTGACCTTCATGAGCGTCTATAATGCTTCCCACATGGTGCCTTTCGACAATGCCCTTGTTAGCCGGGGGGTGGTTGACCTTTTCCTAAATGATGTGGATCTCGTTCAAATAGATGGCCGCGACACTCTCATCACCGATGATGTTAACAAAGGTAAAGACGGCGACGCCAGCGAGACCGATGATACTACTGAGTTAGATTGTGAGGGAAAAGATaagctttctgaagaatGTAAACAGCTCAACGCCTCAAAGGGACAAAATGGTGAGAGCGACAAGGATGAAGGGGAGAAAGGTAACGAAGAGGACGATAATGACGATACAGAAGACGGCAAAAAGGACGCCGGCGATGAAAAGGACGACGGCGAAAaggacgacgacgaaaagGACGGTGACGAAAAGGACGGTGACGAaaaggacgaagaagatgatgacgacAAGgacgaaaacgaaaaggacgaagaagatgatgacaaGGACGGTGACAAACCAGAAGGCAAAAATAATGATGGCGCCGAGGATGAGGACGATGACCACAATAGCGGTTCTCATCTTGCAGTCACTATGATATGCCTGTTGGTATCTGGTACCATAATCGGAGGCCTCTACTTCACGTTCCGTGACCGCTTCAGGCCTAGGCTTCGTGCGATTCTCGTTGATCCAACTAACAGATCTGAGGCaagcaagaaaactgtCTCTTGGGCTGCGGACTTGGAACAAGACGCCGCTGACTTGTCAAATCCTGAAAATGgggcaaagaaaaagggtCCCTACACAAGTGTTCCCACGCAAGAGTCTCGAGACTCTTTTGAGTTAGATAATTTATAA
- the ARO8 gene encoding bifunctional 2-aminoadipate transaminase/aromatic-amino-acid:2-oxoglutarate transaminase (highly similar to uniprot|P53090 Saccharomyces cerevisiae YGL202W ARO8 Aromatic aminotransferase expression is regulated by general control of amino acid biosynthesis), whose amino-acid sequence MTVGESLDFSHLYSEETKSRKSSPLKTCIHLFQDPNIVFLGGGLPLSKYFPWENLQAESPLPPFPNGIGAAPSGDAKDTCVTSIPKDGTSKAGDTNDIPLSRALQYGFSMGQPEYLSFVREHTQLVHKMQYEDWDVLATIGNTGSWESTLRIFCNRGDTILAEKYTFSSSVYAAEAQGVNVFPVPLDADGLIPERLEAILDNWNPETPKPKLLYTIPTGQNPTGSSLSDDRKKEIYRIAQKHDFIIIEDEPYYFLQMDAYEKDPSKRKAIEFASHDEFVNSLAKSFISLDTEGRVIRMDSFSKVLGPGTRLGWLVGSKRILRAYTQLHEMTIQNPSGFSQAIVSGTLNRWGQHGFLDWLIGLRQEYNEKRDVAIDALYKYVPSTPALTVTPPIAGMFFTVNIDASAHPEFATKYQSKPELVEQAIYEKVIACGVLVVPGIWFKADGETTPAQPKESKAEPNPNGIFFRGTYAAVPLDKLQDGIKRFGIALKEEFGL is encoded by the coding sequence ATGACCGTTGGAGAATCGCTAGACTTCTCGCACTTATACTCCGAGGAAACCAAGTCGCGTAAGTCCTCGCCACTGAAAACATGCATTCATTTGTTCCAGGACCCTAATATCGTGTTCCTGGGTGGAGGACTACCCCTCAGCAAATACTTCCCCTGGGAAAATCTGCAGGCAGAATCGCCGCTGCCACCTTTCCCCAACGGAATTGGCGCGGCTCCCTCGGGCGACGCCAAGGACACCTGCGTCACCAGCATCCCCAAGGACGGGACTTCCAAGGCGGGCGACACCAACGATATCCCACTGTCGCGCGCACTACAGTACGGTTTCAGCATGGGCCAGCCTGAGTACTTGTCCTTTGTGAGGGAGCACACTCAACTCGTTCACAAAATGCAATACGAGGACTGGGACGTGCTCGCCACCATCGGTAACACGGGCTCATGGGAATCGACGCTGCGTATCTTCTGTAACAGAGGTGACACTATCCTTGCCGAAAAGTAcactttttcttcctcggtCTATGCTGCCGAGGCTCAGGGTGTCAACGTCTTCCCTGTGCCACTAGATGCCGACGGATTAATTCCTGAGAGATTGGAGGCCATCCTCGACAACTGGAACCCAGAGACCCCTAAGCCTAAGCTTTTGTACACGATCCCCACAGGTCAGAACCCAACTGGGTCCTCTCTCAGCGACGACCGTAAGAAGGAAATTTACCGCATTGCGCAAAAGCACGACTTCATCATTATCGAAGATGAGCCTTACTACTTCTTGCAGATGGACGCTTACGAGAAGGACCCCTCCAAGAGAAAGGCGATCGAATTTGCATCCCACGATGAATTTGTTAACTCTTTGGCCAAATCTTTTATTTCCTTGGACACTGAGGGCCGTGTTATCAGAATGGACTCTTTCTCCAAGGTCTTAGGACCTGGTACCAGACTCGGCTGGCTTGTTGGTTCCAAGAGAATTTTGAGAGCTTACACTCAATTGCACGAGATGACCATTCAAAACCCATCCGGGTTCAGTCAAGCCATAGTTTCAGGTACCTTGAACCGTTGGGGTCAGCACGGTTTCTTGGACTGGTTGATTGGTCTTCGCCAAGAGTACAATGAAAAGCGTGATGTCGCTATCGACGCCTTATACAAGTACGTGCCCAGCACCCCCGCGCTAACGGTCACTCCACCTATTGCTGGTATGTTCTTCACCGTTAATATCGACGCCTCTGCCCACCCAGAGTTCGCAACCAAGTACCAGTCTAAGCCTGAGTTGGTCGAACAAGCTATTTACGAAAAGGTCATCGCTTGTGGCGTGCTCGTTGTCCCAGGGATCTGGTTCAAGGCCGACGGTGAGACAACGCCAGCCCAACCTAAAGAGAGCAAGGCGGAGCCTAACCCTAACggtattttcttcagaggCACCTACGCTGCCGTTCCTTTGGACAAACTCCAGGATGGTATCAAGCGCTTCGGTATTGCCTTGAAAGAGGAATTTGGTCTATGA
- the JEN1 gene encoding monocarboxylate/H+ symporter (similar to uniprot|P36035 Saccharomyces cerevisiae YKL217W and to gnl|GLV|KLLA0F10043g Kluyveromyces lactis KLLA0F10043g) has protein sequence MTRNSFASSSNSVVETEGSKCCVERKPRAQHQVTWAEVQEYLRTRFTTLVPTRQKLREARSKYALNPFPALRHMNARQTQFFIVGFLAWTWDALDFFAVSLNMSAIAKDLDKSIKDMSNAITLVLLLRVIGAVIFGYLGDRYGRKLPYCISMFLIIVVQIGTGFVKTFPAFLGCRAIFGIVMGSIFGVASATALENAPEESRSILSGIFQEGYALGYLLGVIFKRAIVDNSPHGWRSFFWFSAGPPALFIVWRLLLPESEVYTRRMNESKRVAQEQEKTNSSQFWQNVKVALIQHWMTLVYLVILMAMFNFSSHGSQDLFPTMLTNQYNYSDDASTVTNSVANIGALVGGILVAHVSSFIGRRCAIVICCIGGGALLYPWGFVSNPKGLNPAVFFLQFFVQGAWGVVPIHLTELSPVEFRAFVTGVAYQMGNMISSASSTIEATIGERFPIDGKEGVYDYGKVMCIFMGCVFAGLLITTVLGPENKGGELLIDERVLDTRGALNNVGDFDLEHADTFSLPKPSVEQIADVERNSENSDRAPK, from the coding sequence ATGACAAGAAATAGCTTCGCATCTTCGTCTAACTCAGTTGTGGAGACGGAAGGCAGTAAGTGCTGCGTAGAGCGCAAGCCCAGGGCACAGCACCAGGTGACTTGGGCAGAGGTGCAAGAATACTTGAGAACGCGGTTCACGACACTCGTTCCTACAAGGCAAAAACTGCGGGAGGCCAGGAGCAAGTACGCGCTAAACCCTTTCCCCGCGCTGAGACATATGAACGCGCGGCAAACGCAATTCTTCATAGTCGGGTTTCTGGCTTGGACATGGGACGCGTTGGATTTCTTCGCGGTGTCGCTGAACATGTCCGCGATCGCCAAGGACCTCGACAAATCGATCAAGGACATGTCGAATGCAATAAcgctggtgctgctgctgcgcgtGATTGGCGCTGTCATTTTTGGATACCTGGGCGACCGGTATGGCAGAAAGTTGCCGTACTGCATTTCCATGTTTCTCATAATAGTCGTGCAAATCGGAACTGGCTTTGTCAAGACTTTTCCCGCGTTTTTGGGCTGCCGGGCTATTTTCGGTATTGTAATGGGGTCCATTTTCGGTGTGGCAAGCGCTACCGCGCTCGAAAATGCGCCCGAAGAGTCGCGTTCCATCTTATCCGGCATATTCCAGGAAGGCTACGCGCTGGGCTATCTGCTGGGTGTCATATTCAAGAGGGCAATAGTCGACAACTCGCCCCACGGCTGGAGGTCGTTCTTCTGGTTCAGCGCGGGTCCTCCTGCGCTTTTCATCGTATGGAGGCTGCTGTTGCCAGAGTCTGAGGTCTACACGAGGCGCATGAATGAGTCCAAGAGGGTCGCTCAGGAACAGGAAAAGACCAATTCTTCGCAGTTCTGGCAGAATGTGAAAGTCGCGCTCATCCAGCACTGGATGACGCTAGTATACCTTGTGATTTTAATGGCCATGTTCAACTTCTCCTCCCACGGGTCTCAGGATTTGTTCCCCACGATGCTAACGAACCAATATAATTACTCCGATGACGCGTCCACAGTTACCAATTCGGTGGCTAACATCGGCGCGCTAGTCGGAGGTATCTTGGTGGCACATGTGTCCTCCTTCATCGGGCGCAGGTGCGCCATCGTCATATGTTGCATCGGCGGTGGTGCGTTGCTATACCCCTGGGGCTTCGTATCCAATCCGAAAGGCCTGAACCCAGCTGTTTTCTTCCTGCAATTCTTTGTACAAGGTGCTTGGGGAGTCGTGCCAATTCACTTGACCGAGCTGTCACCTGTTGAGTTTCGCGCTTTTGTCACTGGTGTGGCATATCAAATGGGTAACATGATAAGCAGCGCATCATCGACTATTGAAGCCACTATCGGCGAGCGGTTCCCCATTGATGGGAAAGAAGGGGTCTACGACTACGGTAAGGTCATGTGTATATTTATGGGCTGTGTGTTTGCGGGGTTACTGATAACGACAGTATTGGGTCCAGAAAACAAAGGTGGGGAGCTCTTGATTGACGAGCGGGTCTTGGACACTCGGGGCGCCCTCAATAATGTTGGGGACTTCGACTTGGAACATGCTGACACATTTTCGTTACCAAAGCCTAGCGTTGAGCAAATTGCTGACGTTGAAAGAAATAGTGAGAACAGCGACCGGGCGCCGAAATAA